A DNA window from Streptomyces sp. CA-278952 contains the following coding sequences:
- a CDS encoding GvpL/GvpF family gas vesicle protein: protein MRVDGPGTGQAAGTGLYVYAVVRAGTPLPGKSGGVGSPPAPLRTVAVGPVAAVVSAAPAQLRARRRDLLAHQELLTRLADSGPVLPMRFGMVAPDEDALRAQLAGAEAGHLTALDRVAGHIEMNVKALPAHDSLAALVAGDATVRRLREETRRRPGYEANVRLGAAVASALARRAGEAGRRALRDLAPMARATAGGPEVPGCALNVSFLVARADSDRFRATAERFAAAHRDHVELRLAGPLPCYSFVDAGTTRPPAPVGGG from the coding sequence GTGCGCGTGGACGGCCCGGGGACGGGCCAGGCCGCCGGAACGGGGCTGTACGTGTACGCGGTCGTCCGGGCCGGAACGCCGCTGCCCGGGAAGTCCGGAGGCGTCGGCAGCCCGCCCGCCCCGCTGCGGACGGTCGCAGTGGGCCCGGTGGCCGCCGTCGTCAGCGCCGCCCCCGCGCAGTTGCGGGCCCGGCGGCGTGATCTGCTGGCTCACCAGGAACTCCTGACGCGTCTGGCGGACAGCGGACCAGTCCTGCCGATGCGCTTCGGCATGGTCGCACCGGACGAGGATGCGCTGCGCGCCCAGCTGGCCGGGGCGGAGGCGGGCCACCTCACCGCTCTGGACCGGGTCGCCGGGCACATCGAGATGAACGTGAAGGCCCTGCCGGCCCACGACTCCCTCGCCGCACTGGTGGCGGGGGACGCCACCGTACGGCGGCTGCGCGAGGAAACCCGTCGGCGGCCCGGGTACGAGGCCAATGTGCGGCTGGGGGCGGCCGTAGCGTCCGCCCTGGCACGCCGGGCGGGCGAGGCGGGACGGCGGGCGCTGCGCGATCTGGCCCCGATGGCCCGGGCGACGGCCGGGGGCCCCGAGGTTCCCGGCTGCGCGCTCAACGTGTCGTTCCTCGTGGCGCGGGCGGACAGCGACCGCTTCCGTGCAACGGCCGAGCGTTTCGCGGCGGCCCACCGCGACCACGTCGAGCTCCGCCTCGCGGGGCCGCTGCCCTGCTACAGCTTCGTCGACGCCGGGACCACGAGGCCGCCCGCGCCGGTCGGTGGAGGCTGA
- the gvpJ gene encoding gas vesicle protein GvpJ — translation MTTTTYVDGAAPCPPRAGTLYDVLELILDRGMVIDVFVRVSLVGIEILKIDARIVVASVDTYLRFAEACNRLDLERDSGSTTVPELLGGSAARSIGKRKVRKAAESVGDTVRKAVGAGGRDDDDEYDDYDEEEAEERPARPKKRRAPVRSSGSGGTSRRRRAEA, via the coding sequence ATGACGACCACGACCTACGTCGACGGCGCCGCTCCGTGCCCGCCCCGCGCCGGCACGCTCTACGACGTGCTGGAGCTCATTCTCGACCGGGGCATGGTGATCGACGTATTCGTACGCGTCTCCCTGGTCGGCATCGAGATCCTCAAGATCGACGCGCGCATAGTCGTGGCGAGTGTCGACACCTACCTGCGCTTCGCCGAGGCGTGCAACCGTCTCGACCTCGAACGTGACTCCGGCAGCACCACCGTCCCCGAGCTGCTCGGCGGCTCCGCCGCCCGCTCCATCGGCAAGCGGAAGGTGCGCAAGGCCGCGGAGTCCGTCGGCGACACCGTGCGCAAGGCGGTCGGGGCCGGCGGCCGCGACGATGACGACGAGTACGACGATTACGACGAGGAAGAGGCGGAGGAACGACCGGCGCGCCCGAAGAAGCGTCGCGCCCCCGTCCGCAGCAGCGGCAGCGGTGGCACGAGCCGTCGCCGCAGGGCAGAGGCCTGA
- a CDS encoding gas vesicle protein GvpG, protein MGLISGLLMLPLAPARGVVWVAERLQDAAERELYDPGVIRAQLAALNQELDEGHIGLEEFEAQEERLLDRLYATQAGRTPTTEGDRHG, encoded by the coding sequence ATGGGGCTGATCTCCGGACTGCTCATGCTCCCCCTGGCACCCGCCCGGGGCGTGGTGTGGGTCGCGGAGCGGTTGCAGGACGCCGCCGAGCGCGAACTCTACGACCCCGGGGTGATCCGCGCGCAGCTGGCGGCCCTCAACCAGGAGCTCGACGAGGGGCACATCGGGCTGGAGGAGTTCGAGGCGCAGGAAGAAAGGCTGCTCGACCGGCTGTACGCAACACAGGCCGGCCGGACACCGACGACAGAAGGTGACAGACATGGATGA